Proteins from one Physeter macrocephalus isolate SW-GA chromosome 16, ASM283717v5, whole genome shotgun sequence genomic window:
- the LOC102980996 gene encoding LOW QUALITY PROTEIN: putative uncharacterized protein KIRREL3-AS3 (The sequence of the model RefSeq protein was modified relative to this genomic sequence to represent the inferred CDS: inserted 2 bases in 1 codon; deleted 1 base in 1 codon) — protein MEKRGGLDLGAREGRGEEGPGEDARRPRCEPRRPERAAPGTGSLGSTRGGGDPEETAENQPLGKLPEFLFSAHPGSGSPLRPLSESRPLATSVPRCFLRSGTXRVRQEALGPGAGVSGHRCSAP, from the exons ATGGAGAAGCGCGGAGGCTTAGACCTCGGAGCG CgcgaggggagaggagaggaggggccgggggaggaCGCCCGCCGCCCCCGCTGCGAACCTCGGCGTCCGGAGCGCGCCGCGCCGGGGACCGGGTCTCTGGGCTCAACCCGAGGAGGTGGCGACCCTGAAGAGACAGCAGAAAACCAGCCGCTTGGAAAACTGCCCGAATTCTTGTTCTCTGCCCATCCAGGCTCCGGGTCTCCGCTGCGCCCACTGAGCGAGTCGCGGCCCCTCGCCA CAAGTGTACCCCGCTGTTTTCTGAGGTCAGGGAC AAGAGTGAGGCAGGAGGCTCTCGGCCCGGGTGCAGGGGTGTCCGGGCACCGCTGTTCAGCGCCCTGA